The nucleotide sequence tccgtaatttaatcctccatcttatgaggttaaaatccgacattcgacttaacaaattttaagacttctaagtcttcggcttatttcccctttttgccaattttgacccgtttgtgatttcaccatcaaacatgtttatttggtCCTTATATCACATATACTTCTTCGACTTAATGTTGCCTATCATATTAGATTTTAATCGCCGGTTTAATTACTCAAATTAAACCCATTTTTACTCGGatgtttattttgacccgttaagggtatttaagcattttCAAGCCTAAAAACGCTTTCGATTTCTTCTAGtattccatcaccacatttcttaccCTATAATACCCCACCTCAACTGCATTTAAGGTGAGTTTATTATGGTGATCTTATATAACCCAAATTTTACCTCTAAAATCAATGTTTTACGGCAAAACTCAATAGTGCCGTTTGACTAAAAACAATACCTCCttcaacttctatacttattctaagtatttatcttatcgcaaaactcgtttccaaacaacctttaaaggttgtttgttcaatttagcctacaagggcattttggtcgattttggtccttcttttacaatgaagggctatcaccaattattcgaccaaattagtatttttacatacatcataaataagcgtacctgactcgggtcaacaaatagacccgatcttaataccttgctttatattcgctaattaagaacggtgcgaatatccattggatatctattcctgtaagcatatgactcgacaaaagaatcattagtctatatagtcaaaaggtgttatctacaccttttgacccgtttggccgaattgaccatttatctttgattttcttgttccgttcgattacacgacggaacatcatatttcaattgtttagacACCTCATTCATAATTTATATGATAAGAAAAACATTCCCCaatttaagactagtgtaagttatacttaccttgcatccgaattatgcttttccgccattcttgcttcgtttgacccgcttcctttccaagcctccacctagcttgtcaagcgtcaaactatcatcataattcgtaagacggttatattagtcatcattaattatgacaattccatcttacatattttctatcacaattatcattcgatcttattaatggtcggtttgaccattaaaagtcaaatcaccaattaacacatatgattgcactatcaagttcacaagactcaattaggcacattatcaacgcttagttctcatttaggcattttaacaaacacctaatgtgcatgattttacatatttactatgATCGCCTCCCTATCCCTATCCCTCTCCCTCGCCCTCGACACCCTCTCCCTCGCCCTCGCCATCGCCTCCCTCTCCATCGCCTCCCTCCCCCTCGCCTCCCTCTCCACGGGGTCCCTCACCCACACCATACGCCCAAACTAGCCACCCTCCCTCTCCCTCGCGAGCCAAACCCATCGATTGGGCTATGTCTCTCCCAACCCTGTCAAGCTGGAGTGTCAGAGTCATACCACTTGCCACCTGAGGGGACAAGAGGCGAAAGAAATGCTTCGCCAGACGGGTGACGAAGGCCCCACAGCTGATGTGGGTAGAGGTACGCTTAAAAGCGTACACGGCGAGATATGCGGCTAACCTGTACGCCAagttgccccccccccccccccccgcgggtAAGTAAGTCGTGCAAGTAGAATAGGTCATTTTGGGTGACCCATTCCCTGCTATCATGACGACCGGCGATCGTCACGGCGATACACCGATGTAGGTATCGGTGTAACGGGTCAAAAAGATCAGTCGCCCGTACCTTTGGGGATCGCTGGTTCGGTTTCGCGAACTCCCCGAACCCAATAGTGCCCCACCAAGGCCACAACACGTCACTGGACGTGGTGACGTGCACATCATAAAATGCCTGGGACACTGAGTACTCTTGTGAGTACATACCCAAGGCAACGGCGAACTGAGGAAGTGTCATCCTCTGAGTCTTGCCGCAAATAGTAAAAGCTACGGCGTCTGTCGTCAAAAAATGCTGAAAACCCCCACCCCAGGTGTCCGTAAATGAAGAAGTACATAAAAACTCTAACGTAATCTCCCTGTGGGCCCGCTCTGCGACGGCATGAAATAAACGGTCCCACGGGGAGTTAGCTGCCATGAGCTCCCGGACCCGACCGATCGATCCAATATCGGTCAAAAGTTGAATATCAATGGTCCGAGGCACATCAATCACCATCTCTCGTAATCTGCCCAAAATCCTATAGGCAGCCATACCTCGGGGGATATCTTTAAGAAACTGCGCCGTCTCAGTAAAATCGGGCACAATCTCCTCCTCTTGTGCATGTCCAcgtcctcgtccgcgtccacgtCCACGGCCCCGACCCTGACCTCGACCTCTACGGGCCGCACCAGCTGCTGATGACTCCGCCATATCGTCTGTAAAAATAACAATTACCACTTAGCAATCACTAAACGTTCATATACGCTTTGTACATATCATATACGCTCTGTACACATCAATTATATTTTTCGTATAATCACGTGTTATACATCTCGTACACGATCCGTAAACATGAAGTATACGATCGTACGCACAAGTATTATACGCACGTATACGCTACATACACCTCAGATATACGTTTCTTATACGCACGTATTATACGTCGCGTATACGCAAAAAATATAAGTTCATACGATCGTATACAACGTTTACGATCGTATACAGCTTGAACATTCAACCAGTATACGACCGTATATACGGTATACAATCGTATATAGGttgaatattcaaacattatACGAGCCGTATTCCTCATACAGTATCATCTTATTCTAACATGATTgatacgggccgtataaggttatacggcccgtatagaataaagTGAACTGACAAAGGCCCAACTATACATTTTAAAAATATTGTATTTAGTATTATTTTTTGGATTATTTTTGGGTGCTAATAAATCCACATGGTATCATCATATTCTAAAATGGTTgatacgggccgtataaggttatacggcccgtatagaataaagTGACCTGACAAAGGCTGCTGGCACAGCCTTTGTCGGTTCACTTTATTCTAATACGGCCCGTATCAACTATGTTAGAATAAAATGATACCATGTGGATTTATTAGCACCCAAAAATAATCCAAAAAATAAtactaaatataatatttttaaaatGTATAGCTGGATAAAATCATAAAATCCGTATCAATTCTTTCAAAATGCTTTTGGCTAgctgtttttttttaataattctgcCGTTCAAAATAAAACTTCTTCCAAAATTGTCTAGGGTTTGTTTGTATAGCTCTTAATGAGGTTTTTAATGATTTAGACCGCTTACATGGTTTAGAGtgtttgtttcatgagcagatgtctgaatgattcaAAAATTTGtctcagtggcggagcttgaccaaaagtttcgaagGGGCGTAAAGTGATaggacccaaatttttttttcctatcgttatgtttcgagtcgggttggctattcgattcaattcgggtcaaataataatagttccaaataaaacaaagtgtatatttaccaaactacccattatttatatacaaagtttataaatatttaggatatacaatttaggaaaaaATAATCGgggggcgatcctatataatttaaAATTTTCTGAAGAAAAATCGGAActtatacacttctaaccgaaacattggggtgggcgggtgcacccacGGGCACCCAATATACTTCGCCCCtgtgtctctgaatggttaagcatttatactgagtctgaatggttaaggcttaagacctcttatctgaattggtcagacatttgcttcTAAACCGTTAAACATTATACtgtctcttaatggttcagacctcttattggttcaacacttaatgattcagaccttttactggttcaacacttaccAATTcggaagttgccaaacagccctaAGATATCGACATACACACCGTGTTCAACTTCCTAAACTACTCAATGAATCAATCTTTACTACCACCTGATAAAAGATGAGAGATCATATCTATATATTTGAATGCTTGATTTTGCAGAATTGAGAAGATGATGAACCTACACGATAAAATTAATGATACCCATCATGTATGCTTGAAAACGTGATACATGAGTTGTATgaacataataataaaaaaaaaactaaacttgtccacttttaaaaataaaaatactttAATCATGAACGTATAACCTTTAACCAGTAAATAACATTCCAGACAAAAATAAAACAGCATGAAAGTGTACGCTCATCAGGCACAAAAACGGTTGCACCACAGAGACCATGTGTGTAAAATCTGTTGCGCGCGTCACACGCTAACTTGCGCCACTGGTCCACTGTCACTCAAATATATTCACATTTCCCAAATTGTCCCTCAACACTGCCAACCTGCCGTACATCCTAACCGTTTTGGGGATATTTATCACTCACATCATTTGCGTGTTTTTCTGTATTCCATTTGAAGCTTCACTGACAATGAGACGATCAGGTGGCGTTGTATGGCTGAACACGGTGGTCGCCGTCGTGGCCACGGCGGCGATGTTGACCGGTGTTATGTGTAGAAATCCGGTGCGTCACCTCGTCGGCGGAAAGGAGAGGTGGAAACCTAATTTTAACTACACTGATTGGTCACGTCAGCAGGTGTTCTACGTCGGCGACTGGCTTTGTAATAATCTCTTTATATCTCTGTTTTACACACACTTTGATTTGATTTGCGGTTACATTCGAACAATCATCTAGCGATGTAATCTTTGAATTACGTTTTTTGTCTTGATATTCAAGGAGTTTCAGGAGATTTGTGATACACTTTTGAATTTGTAGTAACTTCTTCCGATTTCAGCGTAAACTTTTGAATGTTCGTTGGATAAGGagcatttttttttgtttaatcgtTATTTAGATCATTAATGTCTTCGCTTACTTGCATTTGCTCGGTTTTTTGGACGATAAAGTGATTCATCTCTTCCTCTAAATCATAATTTTAGTTTAAAATGATCAGATCTTCTGTTATGAAACTGTGAGCTGATTTCGTGTACGACAAGCATTtgtttaatttttaaatttttagcaACTTCCGATTTCAGCGCAAATATTTGAATGTTCATCGTATAAGTAGCATTTTTCCGTTTAATCATTATCTAAATTTCTAATATGTTTGTTTGCTTgcattttttttagatttttggaTGATAAAGTGATTCATCTCTTCATCTAAATCATAATATCAATTTAAAATGATTGGATCTACTGTTTCGAAACTTTTGATCAGATTTCTTGTACGACAAGCATTTGTTTAATTATAAATTTGGAGCCACTTCTCCGATTTCAGCGCAAACTTTTGCATATTCCTCCAATACGTAGCATTTTTTTTCTGTTCAATCATTATTTAGATCCATAATGTGTTCATTTACTTGCATTTGTTCAGTTTTTTGGATGATAAAGTGATTCATCTCTTCATCTAAATCATAATATTATTTAGAATGTTCTGATCTGTTTTGAAACTTTGTGCAGATTTCGTGTACGACAAGCATTTGTTCAATGTGTTGGAGGTGAATGAAACGAGCTACAGCAACTGCACTGACTACGGATTCATCTTCAACATCACTAGAGGCGCAGGACGTGATGTGTTTGAGCTCACTCAGCCTAAACCATACTATTTCCTTGCAAGTGGTGGTTACTGCTACAATGGCATGAAAGTGGCTGTAAATGTGGTTGAATTCGTTCCTGCTCCTCAACCTTCTCCGGCAATAAGCGGTTGCTATATGATCATAGGAATCAATCCACTCATCTTATCAATCATCATCGCGGTATGGGCCATTTTCGTTTAAGATCGGTAAAGAACAGGAACTAGACTGGTTTGATTAGCTATTAGTTGATTATGATTAGTTATAACATTGATCTAGAAATCAATTATAGTTTGAGTTGGATTAAGAAAATCTTAGATTTTGGATTGGAAGTTTAACTGATTGTTATAAGGATCTGATTGACCCATGGATCAGTGTGCTTGATTATCTTACTTAATTAAATGCATATTATTTTTGATGTCAAGTGTTCTTTACTTCTTGTTTTCTACTATTGATATTTGAAtaaatgttttaagatctaaCGATTAGATAACAAATGTAGTAGCTTTGAGTGCCTTTGACTATGGGTAAAACATAGGAAAATTATATAATGGAGAGAATTGATAggtaagggtgaataatgcccTATTATTGGGCATTTTCCGCCACGTGTCATCCTAGTCATTAAAGGGGCGTTGAAGAAATGATTGTAGTGGGATAATGCCCCCACATTTGGGCGTTGTTCGACACGTGGCACTCCTATAATTAcccaattattattatttttttaatttttaaaactaataatCCTACTATTGGCCAAACCCTTCTATTCTACTCAATGGTGTTGTATAAAGAACGCTTCAGCCCAATTTCTCCAAAACAACGCCCATGGGGGCGGGAAGATCAGGCGTGATTGGGCGTGGATTTATAAAAAAACACCCGAAACTTGGACGGCTACGCATCGTCTTATGTTTTCATATACAGTTAAACAAAATCACACCAAACAAACAATTGGAGAGTTATTTTCTTTTACTAGTTCGAAACCAACAAGCATACATAATTTTACTACCATTTGAATTAAAAACTTTAGTTGCATATATCTTATGATTATAAATTTGTTAGATAATAACCATATTACACGTAATGTAATTGTAAGAAGGGTACAAAGGCTTCTAAAAAActcactacaaaaaaaaatacttaaacatccaccaccacccaaagacccaaaaaaaaaaaatatatatacttacaCGTAATGTACAGGATTtggttttttggggtttttttggtgagtatagtttttttttttttttttttttttgcgggtggggaggttggggggggggggggggggtttaggtttttgggtggtggtgggggggggggggagggttaggtttttgggtgggggtgggtgtttaggttttgggtgatGATGTAAtgggtttaattttaggttattgaacacttgtcactctataaatccttttACAGTTCTTACAATTAAGagactttgtagaataacttgacctcTAATGAACATAATTGCGATTTTTGGGCCGCACATTACATCATGCATATGATGCGTCAAAACATACATATATTCAGATGAATATAATAAAGAAATGATTGAAACATAGAAACTAATTCGGGTAATGAGGTTCATTTTAAGGATTGATTTTATAATAAAGAAATGATTGAAACATAGAAACTAATTCGGGTAATGAGGTTCATTTTAAGGATTGATTTTCTCACTACTGAAAATAGTTAGACagtaataattaataaatatctTTCGGTAAATACTATTAATTTAATTTCACATGAGTCGGATGGTTAGATTAAAAAAAGTGATTATAAAAAgaatttgatttttctttttaccTTTCGTTCACATGTCAATGGCTAAGGATTACTGCTTTAACCAAGTGTATGCCACACTTCATCCaaaaaagagaaaagattaaagataaaataaatgaaaaaggAGAAAACAATCTGTTTTT is from Helianthus annuus cultivar XRQ/B chromosome 9, HanXRQr2.0-SUNRISE, whole genome shotgun sequence and encodes:
- the LOC110879104 gene encoding lamin-like protein, with amino-acid sequence MRRSGGVVWLNTVVAVVATAAMLTGVMCRNPVRHLVGGKERWKPNFNYTDWSRQQVFYVGDWLYFVYDKHLFNVLEVNETSYSNCTDYGFIFNITRGAGRDVFELTQPKPYYFLASGGYCYNGMKVAVNVVEFVPAPQPSPAISGCYMIIGINPLILSIIIAVWAIFV